The following proteins are encoded in a genomic region of Porphyrobacter sp. CACIAM 03H1:
- a CDS encoding squalene/phytoene synthase family protein: MTPDPTDPLPPEAELALAWSGPKVRGPLSIALQFDRRLARIVARTSEPMLGQMRLAWWREALAKPRDHRPRGDAVLDAIGVHWKGRESVLAPMVDAWEVLVIAEKIGPEEAAAFGAGRGAFFAGLADGEASGLVAARLGLAGRRWALADAAAGVSDTAERAVLVAAGLAPGEGVGRIPRALRGLAVLEALALRALRGGGHPLMLGRGAPLAALGAAIFRA, from the coding sequence GTGACCCCCGATCCGACCGATCCCCTGCCTCCCGAGGCCGAACTGGCGCTGGCCTGGTCCGGCCCGAAGGTTCGCGGGCCGTTAAGCATAGCTCTTCAGTTTGATCGCAGGCTGGCCCGGATCGTGGCCCGCACCAGCGAGCCGATGCTTGGCCAGATGCGGCTCGCTTGGTGGCGCGAGGCCCTTGCAAAGCCACGGGATCATCGCCCGCGCGGGGATGCCGTGCTCGATGCGATCGGGGTGCATTGGAAGGGGCGGGAGAGCGTGCTCGCGCCAATGGTTGACGCGTGGGAAGTGCTGGTTATCGCCGAGAAGATTGGCCCCGAGGAGGCAGCCGCTTTCGGTGCCGGGCGCGGGGCATTCTTTGCCGGACTTGCCGATGGAGAGGCTTCCGGCTTGGTGGCGGCGCGGCTCGGGCTGGCCGGGCGGCGCTGGGCGCTGGCCGATGCCGCCGCGGGCGTTTCCGATACGGCCGAGCGCGCGGTGCTGGTCGCGGCCGGGCTCGCGCCGGGGGAGGGCGTGGGCAGGATTCCGCGTGCCCTGCGCGGTCTTGCCGTGCTCGAGGCGCTCGCACTCCGTGCCCTGCGGGGAGGAGGACATCCGCTGATGCTCGGCCGGGGCGCGCCGCTGGCAGCGCTCGGTGCCGCTATCTTTCGCGCATGA
- a CDS encoding pilus assembly protein TadG-related protein produces MRRLLRDKSANTLAISAAAMVPLMAMVGGGVDASRYYMATARMQAACDAGALAARRAMTDDTFTTAHRQIGLNFFDQNFNEGIYGVSGRTRNFTSDGNGVVFGNASATLPTTIMGAFGYNEFNVTVSCSAEINISNTDIMFVLDVTGSMSECPDGTQCNSGSGSKIVALRSAVMNFYDTVQAATSASAQVRYGVVPYSQQVNVGFSIPREYMADSHTYQSRVARYWPAAFPNNNEGDTIVLSDAVEFLPRSTSNFNSTNTDHYRFRTDGSAGTTARNVCTNYPNTYTVTVNGQTQSWQVFAATEFVLNQWPWNGSNNNLAGCRARVRKTRQLTATDVTPQFREWIYCQVTPGVANPCNVNNPARSPAGWETVNLSSIYNNNTLQIPVGTNGAMITQTWSGCIEEPVWMDTTGNYSPIPNAAHDLNINLVPQNDAQRWKPSLNSAVYERRDGSGNRTTSWVTSTGNQDRPGWVCPRAAMRLREIGTGQPFTRTDLQNYVNSLAASGNTYHDIGMLWGARFISPRGMFAADNAEAPNGDAIARHIVFMTDGLLVTGVENYSTQGIEWWDRRVTGNGDSNREATRRAARLQAICRAAQQENITVWVVAFGTTLTQNLRDCASPGRAFQANDSATLNAQFQEIAQKIAALRLTS; encoded by the coding sequence ATGCGCAGACTGCTGCGCGACAAGTCCGCAAACACGCTCGCGATTTCCGCAGCGGCGATGGTTCCGCTCATGGCGATGGTGGGCGGCGGCGTCGACGCCAGTCGTTACTACATGGCGACCGCGCGCATGCAGGCCGCCTGTGACGCTGGCGCGCTCGCCGCACGAAGGGCGATGACCGACGACACCTTCACCACCGCGCATCGCCAGATCGGCCTCAACTTCTTCGACCAGAACTTCAACGAAGGTATTTACGGCGTCTCGGGACGCACGCGCAACTTCACCTCCGATGGCAACGGCGTGGTGTTCGGCAATGCCAGCGCCACCCTCCCCACCACGATCATGGGCGCCTTCGGCTACAACGAGTTCAACGTCACCGTCTCTTGCAGCGCCGAAATCAACATCTCGAACACCGACATCATGTTCGTGCTCGACGTTACGGGCTCGATGTCCGAGTGTCCCGACGGCACCCAGTGCAATTCGGGTTCGGGCTCCAAGATCGTCGCGCTGCGCAGCGCGGTGATGAACTTCTACGATACCGTGCAGGCAGCAACCTCGGCGAGCGCACAGGTGCGTTACGGCGTGGTGCCCTATTCGCAGCAGGTCAATGTCGGCTTCTCGATCCCGCGCGAATACATGGCCGACAGCCACACCTACCAGTCGCGCGTCGCGCGCTACTGGCCGGCCGCCTTCCCCAACAACAATGAAGGCGACACGATCGTCCTGTCGGACGCTGTCGAATTCCTGCCGCGGTCGACTTCGAACTTCAACTCGACGAACACCGATCACTACCGCTTCCGTACCGACGGTTCGGCTGGGACAACGGCGCGCAATGTCTGCACCAATTACCCCAACACCTATACCGTCACTGTCAACGGCCAGACCCAGAGCTGGCAGGTGTTCGCGGCGACCGAATTCGTGCTCAACCAGTGGCCGTGGAACGGCAGCAACAACAACCTTGCCGGTTGCCGCGCCCGGGTCCGCAAGACCCGTCAGCTGACCGCGACCGACGTCACGCCGCAGTTCCGCGAGTGGATCTATTGCCAAGTCACGCCCGGCGTCGCCAATCCCTGCAATGTCAACAATCCGGCGCGCAGCCCCGCCGGCTGGGAGACGGTGAACCTCTCCTCGATCTACAACAACAACACGCTGCAGATCCCGGTAGGCACCAACGGGGCGATGATCACCCAGACCTGGAGCGGCTGCATCGAGGAACCGGTGTGGATGGACACCACCGGTAACTACAGCCCGATTCCGAATGCAGCCCATGACCTCAACATCAACCTGGTGCCGCAGAACGATGCCCAGCGCTGGAAGCCCTCGCTCAACAGTGCAGTCTATGAACGACGCGACGGCAGCGGGAACCGCACCACCTCCTGGGTGACTTCGACCGGCAACCAGGACCGCCCCGGCTGGGTCTGCCCGCGCGCAGCCATGCGGCTCCGGGAAATCGGCACAGGCCAGCCCTTCACCCGCACCGACCTGCAGAACTACGTCAACAGCCTCGCAGCAAGCGGCAACACCTATCACGATATCGGCATGCTCTGGGGCGCACGCTTCATCTCGCCGCGCGGGATGTTCGCCGCCGACAACGCCGAAGCGCCCAACGGCGATGCGATAGCGAGGCACATCGTGTTCATGACGGACGGCCTTCTGGTGACCGGGGTCGAGAACTATTCGACCCAAGGCATCGAATGGTGGGATCGCCGTGTCACCGGCAATGGCGACTCCAACCGTGAAGCGACCCGCCGCGCTGCGCGTCTGCAGGCCATCTGCCGCGCCGCCCAGCAGGAGAACATCACCGTCTGGGTGGTCGCCTTCGGGACAACCCTGACGCAGAATCTCCGTGACTGCGCCTCCCCCGGACGCGCCTTCCAGGCCAACGATTCGGCGACCCTCAATGCGCAATTTCAGGAAATCGCGCAGAAGATCGCCGCGCTGAGGCTCACCTCGTGA
- a CDS encoding TadE/TadG family type IV pilus assembly protein, translating to MRRLHRIGDFLRQLRDDRSGVTLVEFAFVGPVLILMVIGLFDIAHTQYTSSVLHGALQKAGRDLTLENANSQEANIDQRVADQVRSLMPASATVVFEKVSHFDFADIGEPEEFTDQNDDDICNNNEPYVDTNDNGQWDADRGKDGIGGARDAVLYTARVSYPRLFPLYGMIGLPQEVTLEASTVLRNQPFDEQNDRITTTRNCT from the coding sequence ATGCGCCGCCTGCACCGTATTGGTGACTTCCTAAGGCAGCTGCGCGACGACCGCAGCGGGGTCACCCTCGTCGAGTTCGCCTTTGTCGGACCGGTCCTGATCCTGATGGTCATCGGCCTGTTCGACATCGCGCACACGCAGTACACCAGCTCGGTGTTGCACGGCGCGTTGCAGAAGGCGGGCCGCGATCTCACCCTCGAGAACGCGAACAGCCAGGAGGCGAACATCGACCAGCGCGTTGCCGACCAGGTCCGCTCGCTCATGCCGGCCAGCGCCACGGTCGTGTTCGAAAAGGTGTCGCACTTCGACTTCGCCGATATCGGCGAGCCCGAGGAATTTACCGACCAGAACGACGACGACATCTGCAACAACAACGAACCCTATGTCGACACCAACGACAACGGCCAGTGGGATGCGGATCGCGGCAAGGACGGGATCGGCGGTGCGCGCGACGCCGTGCTCTACACCGCGCGGGTTTCCTATCCGCGGCTGTTCCCGCTCTACGGGATGATCGGCCTGCCGCAGGAGGTCACGCTCGAGGCTTCCACCGTGCTGCGCAACCAGCCTTTCGACGAGCAGAACGACCGCATCACCACGACGAGGAACTGCACATGA
- a CDS encoding TadE/TadG family type IV pilus assembly protein: MTDTKPVSPLAKARAFARHLSGDRSGLAMVEFAFAAPLVLGMGMLGTDTALLVITHLQVSQIAMQVADNASRVGEQDVLTARKVFERDIAETLIGAEKLGDNINIFGQGRVIISSLQRNAQGGQWIAWQRCRGAKRHDSTYGREGAGATGTSFPGMGEPGRYITASQGTAVMFVEVAYDFTSPLPVEIFEGQTITYTAAFNVRDNRDLTRLYAGGPVASCTTYSAARPT, from the coding sequence ATGACCGACACCAAACCGGTCTCACCGCTGGCGAAGGCACGGGCCTTTGCCCGCCACCTCTCCGGGGACCGCTCGGGTCTCGCGATGGTCGAATTCGCCTTCGCCGCGCCGCTGGTGCTCGGCATGGGGATGCTCGGCACCGACACCGCGCTGCTGGTGATCACCCACCTGCAGGTCAGCCAGATCGCGATGCAGGTCGCCGACAACGCCTCGCGCGTCGGCGAGCAGGACGTGCTGACCGCGCGCAAGGTGTTCGAACGCGATATCGCCGAGACCCTCATCGGAGCCGAGAAGCTCGGCGACAACATCAACATCTTCGGCCAGGGGCGGGTGATCATCTCCAGCCTCCAGCGCAACGCGCAGGGCGGGCAGTGGATCGCATGGCAGCGGTGCCGCGGCGCGAAGCGCCATGACTCGACCTATGGCCGCGAGGGGGCCGGCGCGACCGGAACCTCCTTCCCCGGTATGGGTGAGCCGGGTCGCTACATCACCGCCTCGCAAGGAACTGCGGTGATGTTCGTCGAAGTCGCCTACGACTTCACCTCGCCCCTGCCCGTCGAGATCTTCGAGGGCCAGACGATCACCTACACCGCCGCTTTCAACGTGCGCGACAACCGCGACCTCACCCGGCTTTACGCCGGCGGGCCGGTGGCGAGTTGCACCACCTATTCGGCAGCCCGCCCGACCTGA
- a CDS encoding pyruvate dehydrogenase complex E1 component subunit beta, protein MGIELKMPALSPTMEQGTLAKWLKQEGDRIEPGDIIAEIETDKATMEFEAIDEGVLEKILVPAGTEDVAVGAVIALIAGEGEAAAPAPAPAPAAEPAPAPAPAPAPKAEKPAAAAPAADPAIPAGTNLVSTTVREALRDAMAEEMRRDPRVFVMGEEVAEYQGAYKVTQGLLAEFGPKRVIDTPITEYGFAGIGTGAAMGGLRPIVEFMTFNFAMQAIDHIINSAAKTNYMSGGQMRCPIVFRGPNGAASRVAAQHSQNYGPWYASVPGLIVIAPYDAADAKGLMKAAIRSEDPVVFLENELVYGRSFDVPDVDDYVLPIGKARIVREGKDVTIVSYSIGVGLALEAANTLAGEGIDAEVIDLRTLRPLDKETVLKSLAKTNRLIVAEEGWPTCSIASEIISICMEEGFDHLDAPVLRVCNEDVPLPYAANLEKLALIDAARIAEAARKVCYR, encoded by the coding sequence ATGGGGATCGAACTGAAGATGCCGGCGCTCTCGCCGACGATGGAGCAGGGCACGCTCGCCAAGTGGCTGAAGCAGGAAGGCGACCGGATCGAGCCGGGCGACATCATTGCCGAGATCGAGACCGACAAGGCGACGATGGAATTCGAAGCCATTGATGAAGGCGTGCTGGAGAAGATCCTTGTGCCTGCGGGCACCGAGGACGTGGCGGTCGGCGCGGTGATCGCGCTGATCGCAGGGGAAGGGGAGGCAGCTGCTCCCGCACCGGCGCCCGCGCCCGCAGCCGAACCCGCTCCTGCTCCGGCGCCTGCTCCGGCACCCAAGGCCGAGAAGCCTGCTGCGGCCGCGCCTGCCGCCGATCCCGCCATTCCCGCCGGCACCAACCTCGTCAGCACCACCGTGCGTGAGGCGCTGCGCGACGCGATGGCCGAGGAAATGCGCCGCGATCCCCGCGTCTTCGTGATGGGCGAGGAAGTCGCCGAGTATCAGGGCGCCTACAAGGTGACCCAGGGGCTGCTCGCCGAATTCGGCCCGAAACGCGTGATCGACACGCCCATCACCGAGTACGGCTTTGCCGGCATCGGTACGGGCGCAGCGATGGGCGGCCTGCGTCCGATCGTGGAGTTCATGACCTTCAACTTCGCGATGCAGGCGATCGATCACATCATCAACTCGGCCGCCAAGACCAACTACATGTCGGGCGGCCAGATGCGCTGCCCGATCGTGTTCCGCGGCCCGAACGGTGCCGCCTCGCGCGTGGCGGCGCAGCACTCGCAGAACTATGGGCCGTGGTATGCGAGCGTGCCGGGCCTCATCGTGATCGCGCCCTACGACGCTGCCGATGCGAAGGGGCTGATGAAGGCGGCGATCCGCTCCGAGGATCCGGTCGTCTTCCTCGAGAACGAGCTGGTATACGGGCGCAGCTTCGATGTTCCGGATGTCGATGATTACGTCCTTCCCATCGGCAAGGCGCGGATCGTGCGCGAGGGCAAGGACGTCACCATCGTCAGCTATTCGATCGGCGTCGGCCTCGCGCTCGAAGCGGCGAACACGCTGGCGGGCGAGGGGATCGATGCCGAAGTGATCGATCTTCGCACCCTGCGTCCGCTCGACAAGGAGACTGTGCTGAAGAGCCTCGCCAAGACCAACCGCCTGATCGTGGCGGAAGAGGGCTGGCCGACCTGCTCTATCGCCAGCGAGATCATCAGCATCTGCATGGAGGAGGGCTTCGACCACCTCGATGCGCCTGTCCTGAGGGTCTGCAACGAGGACGTGCCGCTTCCCTATGCCGCCAACCTCGAAAAGCTTGCGCTGATCGATGCCGCGCGGATCGCCGAGGCGGCGCGCAAGGTGTGCTACAGGTAG
- the pdhA gene encoding pyruvate dehydrogenase (acetyl-transferring) E1 component subunit alpha, whose amino-acid sequence MAKQPAKKSAKPADDADFILHSLQDAFEANKRYKASEAEMLEFYRQMLLIRRFEEKAGQLYGLGLIGGFCHLYIGQEAVAIGLQSALDNERDSVITGYRDHGHMLAYGIDPKVIMAELTGREAGISKGKGGSMHMFSTEHKFYGGHGIVGAQVALGGGLALAHQYNEDGGLCLAYFGDGAANQGQVYETFNMAALWNLPIVFVVEDNQYAMGTATKRSSAETRFYRRGTAFRIPGMEVNGMDVLEVRAAAEVAFAHVRAGKGPVLMECNTYRYRGHSMSDPAKYRTREEVQEQRDHHDPIEGLKKVLIEAGKTEDELKAIDKAIRAEVAEAADFAETSPEPGAGELYTDVLVEEY is encoded by the coding sequence TTGGCCAAACAGCCTGCTAAGAAGTCCGCCAAGCCTGCGGACGATGCCGATTTCATTCTCCATTCGCTCCAGGACGCCTTCGAGGCGAACAAGCGCTACAAGGCGAGCGAGGCGGAGATGCTCGAATTCTACCGCCAGATGCTGCTGATCCGGCGGTTCGAGGAAAAGGCGGGCCAGCTCTACGGCCTCGGCCTGATCGGCGGGTTCTGTCACCTCTATATCGGCCAGGAGGCGGTGGCGATCGGCCTGCAGTCGGCACTCGACAACGAGCGTGACAGCGTCATCACCGGCTACCGCGATCACGGCCACATGCTCGCCTACGGGATCGACCCCAAGGTGATCATGGCCGAACTGACCGGCCGCGAGGCCGGGATCTCGAAGGGCAAGGGCGGGTCGATGCACATGTTCTCGACCGAGCACAAGTTCTACGGCGGCCACGGCATCGTCGGCGCGCAGGTGGCGCTGGGTGGGGGCCTCGCGCTTGCGCACCAGTACAACGAGGACGGCGGCCTGTGCCTCGCCTATTTCGGCGACGGCGCGGCGAACCAGGGCCAGGTCTACGAGACCTTCAACATGGCGGCCTTGTGGAACCTCCCCATCGTCTTTGTGGTCGAGGACAACCAGTATGCGATGGGCACCGCGACCAAGCGGTCGTCTGCCGAGACCCGCTTCTACCGCCGCGGCACCGCATTCCGCATTCCGGGGATGGAAGTGAACGGCATGGACGTGCTCGAAGTGCGCGCGGCGGCCGAAGTCGCCTTCGCCCATGTCCGCGCCGGCAAGGGCCCGGTGCTGATGGAGTGCAACACCTACCGCTACCGCGGCCATTCGATGTCCGACCCGGCGAAGTACCGCACCCGCGAGGAAGTGCAGGAACAGCGCGATCATCACGACCCGATCGAGGGGCTCAAGAAGGTGCTGATCGAAGCCGGCAAGACCGAGGACGAATTGAAGGCGATCGACAAGGCGATCCGCGCCGAGGTGGCCGAGGCCGCCGACTTCGCCGAGACTTCGCCCGAGCCGGGTGCGGGTGAACTCTACACCGATGTTCTCGTGGAGGAGTACTGA
- a CDS encoding FtsB family cell division protein → MRRPATDNRLKKVAALGGLLLLAGFAVAGPTGLLAWSENATALEQRKAEIAELTAKRDGLRNRVMLLDPEAADPDLASELVRDQLGVMREDEVVLTLEDE, encoded by the coding sequence ATGCGCAGACCGGCGACGGACAACAGGCTCAAGAAGGTAGCGGCGCTGGGCGGCCTGCTGCTGCTCGCGGGCTTTGCCGTGGCCGGGCCGACGGGCCTGCTCGCCTGGAGCGAGAACGCGACCGCGCTCGAACAGCGCAAGGCCGAGATTGCCGAGCTCACCGCTAAGCGCGATGGCCTGCGCAACCGCGTGATGCTGCTCGACCCCGAAGCCGCCGACCCCGATCTTGCCAGCGAATTGGTGCGCGACCAGCTGGGCGTGATGCGCGAGGACGAGGTCGTCCTCACGCTCGAGGACGAGTGA
- a CDS encoding acyl-CoA dehydrogenase family protein encodes MSAHEPEELAEIRRAVRALCDGFPGEYWRAKDAVREYPAEFVDALTQAGFLAALIPVEHGGSGLSLEAACVIMEEIQASGCNGSSAHAQMYIMNTLLRYGSPEQKAAYLPRIASGELRLQAFGVSEPTSGTDTLSLKTRAVRDGDHYLINGQKIWTSRAEHSDLMLLLARTTPREAAASKTEGLSIFLVDMREALGNGMTVKPIRTMMNHSSCEVFFDDLRIPASALVGEEGKGFRYILSGMNAERILIAAECIGDAKWFIEKATGYARDRSVFARPIGQNQGVQFPIARCYAQMRAAELMVHHAARVYDEGGNPGEEANMAKLLASEASWAAADMCVQTFGGFGFAEEYDVERKFREARLYTVAPISTNLILSYLAEHVLGLPRSY; translated from the coding sequence ATGTCCGCCCACGAGCCCGAGGAACTGGCCGAGATCCGCCGCGCGGTGCGCGCGCTGTGCGACGGTTTTCCGGGGGAATACTGGCGCGCCAAGGATGCCGTGCGCGAATATCCGGCGGAATTCGTCGATGCGCTGACACAGGCGGGTTTCCTCGCGGCGTTGATCCCGGTCGAGCACGGCGGGAGTGGCCTCAGCCTCGAGGCGGCCTGCGTCATAATGGAGGAGATCCAGGCGAGCGGGTGCAACGGTTCCAGCGCCCATGCGCAGATGTACATCATGAACACCCTGCTGCGGTATGGCTCACCGGAGCAGAAGGCGGCCTATCTCCCCCGCATCGCCAGCGGGGAGCTGCGCTTGCAGGCCTTCGGGGTGAGCGAGCCCACCAGCGGCACCGACACGCTCTCCCTGAAGACTCGCGCCGTGCGTGACGGTGATCATTATCTGATCAACGGCCAGAAGATCTGGACCAGCCGCGCCGAACATTCCGACCTCATGCTCCTCCTCGCCCGCACCACCCCGCGCGAGGCGGCCGCGAGCAAGACCGAAGGCCTCTCGATCTTCCTTGTCGACATGCGCGAGGCGCTCGGAAACGGCATGACGGTGAAGCCGATCCGCACGATGATGAACCACTCGTCCTGCGAGGTGTTCTTCGATGATCTGCGGATCCCGGCTTCCGCACTGGTGGGCGAGGAGGGCAAGGGCTTCCGCTACATCCTCTCCGGCATGAACGCCGAACGCATCCTGATCGCGGCCGAGTGCATCGGGGACGCCAAGTGGTTCATCGAGAAGGCGACCGGCTATGCCAGGGATCGCAGTGTCTTCGCGCGCCCCATCGGCCAGAACCAGGGCGTCCAGTTCCCGATCGCGCGCTGCTACGCCCAGATGCGCGCCGCCGAGCTGATGGTCCATCATGCGGCGCGGGTCTATGACGAAGGCGGCAATCCGGGGGAGGAGGCCAACATGGCCAAGCTCCTTGCTTCGGAAGCCAGCTGGGCGGCGGCGGACATGTGCGTCCAGACCTTCGGCGGCTTCGGTTTCGCCGAGGAATACGACGTCGAGCGCAAGTTCCGCGAGGCGCGGCTCTATACCGTGGCGCCGATCTCGACCAACCTGATCCTCTCCTACCTTGCCGAACACGTGCTCGGCCTGCCGCGTTCCTACTGA
- a CDS encoding haloalkane dehalogenase, which yields MQIIAHDPARFANLPGYDFAENWLTIDLGEGLSARMHYLDEGPKDAPPLLLFHGEPSWSYLYRKMIPLLVDAGFRCLAPDLIGFGKSDKPDDQAFYTYARHAGWLKQWRNAVVPEVAGLFCQDWGGLLGLRLVGQEPERFAFVVASNTFLPTGGGTASPGFLAWREFARSSPEFRIGGIMDRGCQTTLSPEEVAAYDAPFPDEASKAGARAFPQLVPVEDDKDGVADNIAAWEGLAAFDKPFLTLFGEDDPVLGKAAPLLTGRIRGAAGQPHAMLPKCGHFSQEDHPEALSQGVIAMARKAGFLT from the coding sequence ATGCAGATCATCGCCCATGACCCCGCCCGCTTCGCCAACCTGCCGGGCTACGACTTCGCCGAGAACTGGCTGACCATCGACCTCGGCGAGGGCCTGTCGGCCCGGATGCACTACCTCGACGAAGGGCCGAAGGACGCCCCGCCGCTGCTGCTGTTCCACGGCGAGCCGTCGTGGTCTTATCTCTATCGCAAGATGATCCCGCTGCTTGTGGACGCCGGCTTCCGCTGCCTCGCGCCTGACCTCATCGGCTTCGGCAAGAGCGACAAGCCCGACGATCAGGCCTTCTACACCTATGCCCGCCATGCCGGGTGGCTGAAGCAATGGCGCAACGCGGTCGTTCCCGAGGTGGCCGGCTTGTTCTGCCAGGACTGGGGCGGGCTTCTGGGGCTGCGCCTCGTCGGGCAGGAGCCGGAGCGTTTCGCCTTCGTGGTCGCCAGCAACACCTTCCTGCCGACCGGCGGCGGCACGGCGTCGCCGGGATTTCTCGCATGGCGCGAATTCGCCCGCTCCTCGCCGGAGTTCCGCATCGGCGGAATCATGGACCGCGGCTGCCAGACTACCCTCTCGCCCGAGGAAGTCGCCGCCTATGACGCCCCCTTCCCCGACGAGGCCAGCAAGGCGGGCGCGCGCGCCTTTCCGCAGCTGGTGCCGGTCGAGGACGACAAGGACGGGGTCGCCGACAACATCGCGGCATGGGAGGGGCTCGCCGCTTTCGACAAACCCTTCCTGACGCTGTTCGGCGAGGATGACCCGGTGCTGGGCAAGGCGGCGCCGCTGCTCACCGGCCGGATCAGGGGCGCAGCCGGTCAGCCTCACGCAATGCTCCCGAAGTGCGGCCATTTCAGCCAGGAAGACCACCCCGAGGCGCTCTCGCAGGGCGTGATCGCGATGGCGCGGAAGGCAGGCTTCCTGACTTGA
- a CDS encoding MFS transporter produces MTQASPAPVPAYLTRTQERALALTIAVVTANAYYIHPIIGEVARGFGVGEAEIGLVPALNQLALAFGILLLLPLGDFYPNRRLCLIFVAGQTLCLGGMVLAPGFVTFTAASTLLGFVTIAPYLIPAFASRRVAPERLGQVTAQLTAAVIFGILVARVGAGIIAARADWHTVYVCALVLMVAVTAFLPFAMKSEATAKQPPAGYGALIASVFTLAARHPDMRLSAAIQGLNFATFTATWLALALHLTSPAMGYGTDDVGYLAAIAAVSVFSTPRLGRWADRVGPRRARLGAAVVQMTGIALFYPLGHSIWGVMVPLLLTNLVGPTIDVTGRMTLFTLAPDIRTRLTTSYIVAMFIGGAIGSALGTAVYDLGGWGATCSLLLTMSAGVLVLSAHAERRWRKSPGVPSG; encoded by the coding sequence TTGACCCAAGCCTCCCCTGCCCCCGTCCCCGCCTATCTGACCCGCACGCAGGAGCGGGCGCTCGCGCTCACCATCGCGGTGGTGACGGCGAATGCCTATTACATCCACCCGATCATCGGCGAGGTCGCGCGCGGTTTCGGCGTCGGCGAGGCGGAGATCGGGCTGGTGCCGGCGCTCAACCAACTGGCGCTGGCGTTCGGGATCCTGCTGCTTCTGCCGCTCGGCGATTTCTATCCGAACCGGCGGCTGTGCCTGATCTTCGTCGCGGGCCAGACCCTGTGTCTCGGCGGGATGGTGCTCGCCCCCGGTTTCGTCACGTTCACCGCAGCCTCGACCCTGCTCGGTTTCGTCACCATCGCGCCCTACCTGATCCCCGCCTTCGCCTCGAGGCGGGTCGCGCCTGAGCGGCTGGGGCAGGTCACGGCGCAGCTTACCGCCGCAGTGATCTTCGGGATCCTCGTGGCGCGGGTCGGCGCGGGGATCATCGCCGCGCGCGCCGACTGGCACACGGTCTATGTCTGCGCGCTGGTGCTGATGGTGGCGGTGACCGCATTCCTGCCCTTCGCGATGAAAAGCGAGGCCACCGCCAAGCAGCCCCCGGCAGGCTACGGGGCGCTGATCGCCTCGGTCTTCACCCTCGCTGCAAGACACCCCGACATGCGTCTTTCCGCCGCGATCCAGGGCCTGAACTTCGCGACCTTCACCGCGACCTGGCTGGCGTTGGCGCTACATCTGACAAGCCCTGCGATGGGTTACGGGACCGATGATGTCGGCTATCTCGCCGCGATCGCCGCGGTCAGCGTGTTCAGCACCCCGCGGCTCGGTCGCTGGGCGGACAGGGTCGGCCCGCGCCGCGCAAGGCTCGGGGCGGCGGTGGTTCAGATGACGGGCATCGCGCTGTTCTATCCGCTCGGGCACAGCATTTGGGGGGTGATGGTGCCGCTGCTCCTCACCAACCTCGTCGGGCCGACGATCGACGTGACGGGGCGGATGACGCTCTTCACCCTCGCGCCCGACATCCGCACACGGCTCACCACCAGCTACATCGTCGCGATGTTCATCGGCGGAGCGATCGGCAGCGCGCTCGGCACGGCGGTCTACGATCTGGGCGGATGGGGCGCGACCTGTTCGCTACTGCTGACCATGTCGGCAGGCGTGCTGGTCCTCTCCGCCCATGCCGAGCGCCGCTGGCGCAAATCCCCCGGTGTTCCCAGTGGCTGA
- a CDS encoding DUF1178 family protein: MIVYDLACHEGHRFEGWFGSSADYEDQRARGLLACPSCGSGEVSKAPMAPAVPAKGNSRQEVLPSEPRPMANTPMPPEVQKALAALAKAQAEALKNSTWVGDRFAEETRKMHYGERDEAPIHGQASLAEAKALIEEGVPVAPLPFPVAPPEKLN; this comes from the coding sequence ATGATCGTCTACGACCTTGCCTGCCATGAAGGCCACCGTTTCGAAGGGTGGTTCGGCTCCTCGGCCGATTACGAGGACCAGCGCGCCCGCGGCCTGCTCGCTTGCCCCTCTTGCGGTTCGGGCGAGGTAAGCAAGGCCCCGATGGCCCCTGCCGTGCCCGCCAAGGGCAACAGCCGTCAGGAGGTGCTCCCGTCCGAACCGCGGCCCATGGCGAACACGCCGATGCCGCCAGAGGTGCAGAAGGCGCTGGCGGCGCTCGCCAAGGCGCAGGCCGAGGCGCTCAAGAATTCCACCTGGGTCGGCGACAGGTTCGCCGAGGAGACCCGCAAGATGCACTATGGCGAGCGCGACGAGGCCCCGATCCACGGGCAGGCGAGCCTCGCCGAGGCCAAGGCGCTGATCGAGGAGGGCGTGCCGGTGGCGCCGCTGCCTTTCCCTGTGGCGCCGCCCGAAAAGTTGAATTGA